A genomic region of Nostoc sp. UHCC 0702 contains the following coding sequences:
- a CDS encoding cupin domain-containing protein has translation MTTNIETTVVLPSPSSTYLVLGDLYTLLAEGKDTGGTYGLVEALMQPQSSVALHIHDQMDEAHYILEGEIEYQLDQQTMVATSGTFIRLPKGEYHGFKNIGTKPAKILYLLTPGGSEQFFAEVGQSVKLPMTQEEKGSLLGVVNSADLEKVSVAASKYARFLTS, from the coding sequence ATGACGACGAATATCGAAACTACGGTAGTACTGCCTAGTCCGAGTTCTACATATTTGGTGCTGGGTGACTTATACACCCTTCTCGCTGAGGGGAAAGATACAGGCGGAACCTATGGGCTAGTCGAGGCTTTAATGCAACCGCAAAGTAGTGTAGCACTTCACATTCATGACCAAATGGACGAAGCTCACTATATTCTTGAGGGAGAGATTGAGTATCAACTTGATCAGCAAACTATGGTTGCAACTTCCGGAACTTTTATACGCCTTCCCAAAGGTGAGTATCATGGTTTTAAGAATATCGGGACAAAGCCTGCAAAAATCCTGTATTTGCTTACACCAGGAGGATCTGAGCAGTTTTTTGCAGAAGTTGGTCAATCAGTGAAATTACCAATGACACAAGAAGAAAAGGGTAGTCTTTTGGGCGTTGTGAATTCCGCCGACCTCGAAAAAGTCAGTGTCGCAGCATCAAAGTATGCTCGATTCCTGACCAGTTAA
- a CDS encoding EthD domain-containing protein, producing MAKINYSAHDQNVTTVLYILLKKREEIDRQTFYSYWKNVHGPVSARLPGQYQYWQYHLTHNSDNIWPSIDGVEYKISEEDQLDGIAELTFVSEENFQTWINSAAILDSDQQNFVSKAVIYVTNNSNSKTYVNSIENSYPIGNLDVIKFHVMAKKANTITVDQFREFMEDRFAQSFVKSDLVLKFRLHLLEEHDNSLPPAPGVSHYEPLEKQYQAAFEIAFKNQIDMKTFFNSEPYTSLLQDQGKYIKQFATFLEEGTYTFVDNSKLTLAGQRTSTVAELITNLGATNQTQDNILNLMLGNDQSRLVV from the coding sequence ATGGCAAAGATCAATTATTCAGCACATGATCAAAATGTGACAACAGTATTATATATACTTCTTAAAAAGAGAGAAGAAATAGATAGGCAAACATTCTATAGCTACTGGAAAAATGTTCATGGGCCAGTAAGTGCAAGACTACCAGGTCAATACCAGTATTGGCAGTATCACTTGACTCATAATTCGGATAATATTTGGCCAAGTATTGATGGCGTAGAATACAAAATTTCAGAAGAAGACCAATTGGATGGAATAGCAGAATTAACGTTTGTATCAGAAGAGAACTTTCAAACCTGGATTAATAGTGCTGCCATTCTCGATTCTGATCAGCAGAATTTTGTCAGCAAAGCTGTTATATATGTAACAAATAATAGTAACTCTAAAACATATGTTAATAGCATAGAAAATTCTTATCCAATCGGCAATTTAGATGTAATCAAATTCCATGTTATGGCCAAAAAGGCAAATACTATCACTGTTGATCAGTTTCGGGAATTTATGGAAGATAGATTTGCTCAATCTTTTGTGAAAAGTGATTTAGTTCTTAAGTTTAGACTGCATCTACTTGAGGAACATGATAATTCACTTCCACCAGCACCTGGAGTTTCTCATTACGAACCATTAGAAAAGCAATATCAAGCAGCGTTTGAAATTGCCTTTAAAAATCAGATAGACATGAAAACTTTCTTTAATTCAGAACCATATACTTCTCTACTACAAGACCAGGGTAAGTATATAAAGCAATTTGCTACTTTTTTAGAAGAGGGTACTTACACTTTTGTCGATAACAGTAAGTTGACCCTAGCCGGACAAAGAACTTCCACAGTAGCGGAACTAATCACAAATCTGGGTGCAACCAATCAAACACAGGACAACATACTCAATCTTATGCTTGGCAACGATCAATCAAGGCTTGTTGTCTGA
- a CDS encoding DUF1857 family protein gives MKAATKKANYAMRDQSGKLAFYVLLWKRKGISLELFDDYWRNVHGPLCARLPGQHQYWQFHLDHNQEGSLWPRVPGIDYTYQTEDQFDGIAELTFATQSDRDAFFQSSDPLMADEHNLFSKAVGYNTNYGNSQTFIDGIPTGEPNGKVDGLKFHVLLKKADGVNVAAFRQHLTDCFARAIVQSDAVLKFRLHLFDETDNSRPDVAGVSHWEPPEKQYQAAFEIAFDNPLEMEAFFASPEYAAAFKDLAKYVKQILPLRERSAYTFVYNGKLTLAGQWSSNVADLIVKVGATNQLKSDIVSLMNGKEAVKPGLGHYLQGVQHVGVTVEDMEQSLEFYTEVLGGKIVVVENNLMGDAMQNTLFQKEELDALAQGVDTKTFGIPNLRDAKEALDIKFISFGNTCIELIYFRDAATQNPHNSAVVRIPSHVGHVNAMHLSFHVKDDVDLNVFAKLLEEECQIRGMKNVVCNRVIRVKSEEERRKVALKYNSSKFWQEPDSFNADDQPESDFGELEGWALFYCKGPNGEQLEFNQVTRTVKEHFAKAQKEYDMANNTHFAALNSNSYQEIETSERVYATFSSSVNASLSTVWNVLLDNIENPGRYNPEAYNYKILERYNNGVLRETKILNITVEEKITWNEKTGKIRHTLVNNPLFIGQGVNAVVRPASNNPHEPLVISYTWDWEPYNQEGRKVAQKIQENIAEAVKQIVLNLKTVAEQQENRLQTTALNGKVAANSNKSTSEKFPGATTDLVKRLFSRGEAFDSEGFINFFTDTPVYQFGNFDVCLDKAAIKKSADAFFSGISAVYHDIKMIWEVGDVVFVEMDVTYWRKDGSVVTLPCSDIFRVEGDKFSELRIFMDVNPVFDPTITVPNSASVFTVSEGKRLIPPNTMKNHFAEHPEGRQRVETGFAPKWSIANPPKWSIGR, from the coding sequence ATGAAAGCAGCAACAAAAAAAGCCAATTATGCAATGCGAGATCAAAGTGGCAAACTAGCTTTCTATGTTCTCTTGTGGAAAAGAAAGGGTATTTCCTTAGAGCTTTTTGACGATTACTGGAGAAATGTGCATGGGCCTCTCTGCGCCCGATTACCAGGTCAGCACCAATACTGGCAATTTCACCTGGATCATAATCAGGAGGGTAGTTTGTGGCCAAGGGTTCCAGGGATTGATTACACATATCAGACAGAAGATCAATTTGATGGCATTGCAGAATTAACTTTTGCAACACAAAGCGATCGCGACGCCTTTTTTCAATCGTCAGATCCTCTGATGGCTGACGAACATAACTTATTCAGTAAAGCAGTTGGCTACAACACCAACTATGGTAATTCCCAAACCTTCATTGATGGTATCCCCACAGGAGAACCAAACGGTAAGGTGGACGGGTTGAAATTCCATGTCTTGCTTAAGAAAGCTGATGGTGTCAATGTAGCAGCCTTTCGCCAACATTTGACAGATTGCTTTGCTCGTGCGATCGTCCAGAGTGATGCAGTCCTCAAGTTCCGACTGCATTTGTTTGATGAAACAGACAATTCCCGCCCAGATGTTGCTGGGGTATCTCATTGGGAACCACCAGAGAAGCAGTATCAAGCGGCGTTTGAAATTGCCTTTGACAATCCTCTAGAAATGGAAGCATTCTTTGCCTCCCCAGAGTACGCTGCTGCTTTCAAAGACTTAGCTAAATATGTGAAGCAGATTTTACCATTGCGAGAACGCAGTGCTTACACCTTTGTATATAACGGCAAATTGACCCTAGCAGGTCAGTGGAGTTCTAATGTTGCAGATTTGATTGTGAAAGTAGGAGCAACCAATCAATTAAAGTCAGACATAGTTTCTCTAATGAACGGTAAAGAAGCTGTTAAGCCAGGATTAGGTCATTATCTCCAAGGGGTACAACACGTCGGAGTTACAGTTGAAGACATGGAACAATCCCTCGAATTTTACACAGAGGTGTTAGGAGGGAAAATAGTTGTTGTAGAAAATAATCTTATGGGTGATGCGATGCAAAACACTCTCTTTCAAAAAGAAGAGTTGGATGCATTAGCCCAAGGAGTTGACACCAAAACTTTTGGTATTCCCAATCTTAGGGATGCTAAAGAAGCCTTAGATATTAAATTCATTTCCTTTGGAAATACCTGCATTGAACTCATTTATTTTCGAGATGCGGCAACACAAAATCCCCATAATTCAGCCGTTGTTCGCATTCCTTCCCATGTTGGTCATGTCAATGCCATGCACCTCTCTTTTCACGTAAAAGATGATGTGGATTTAAATGTTTTCGCCAAACTCTTAGAGGAAGAGTGCCAAATACGCGGGATGAAAAATGTTGTTTGTAATCGCGTAATTAGAGTAAAATCTGAAGAAGAAAGAAGAAAAGTTGCACTCAAATATAATTCTTCTAAATTTTGGCAAGAGCCAGATTCATTCAATGCAGATGATCAGCCGGAGTCAGACTTTGGTGAATTAGAAGGTTGGGCATTGTTCTACTGTAAAGGCCCAAATGGAGAACAATTAGAATTCAACCAAGTCACTCGCACAGTTAAAGAACATTTTGCAAAAGCGCAAAAGGAATATGATATGGCAAATAATACACATTTCGCTGCTTTAAATTCTAACTCTTATCAAGAGATAGAAACATCAGAAAGAGTTTATGCTACATTTAGCAGTTCTGTAAATGCTTCATTATCGACTGTTTGGAATGTATTGCTGGACAACATTGAAAACCCAGGACGTTATAATCCAGAAGCTTACAATTACAAAATTCTGGAGAGATATAACAATGGCGTACTGCGTGAAACGAAAATTCTCAACATCACAGTTGAGGAAAAAATCACTTGGAATGAAAAAACTGGAAAAATCAGACACACCTTAGTCAATAATCCCCTGTTCATTGGTCAGGGAGTTAATGCAGTTGTCCGCCCTGCTAGTAACAATCCTCATGAACCCCTAGTAATTAGCTACACCTGGGACTGGGAACCTTACAATCAAGAAGGTCGAAAAGTTGCTCAAAAAATTCAAGAAAATATTGCCGAAGCAGTTAAGCAGATTGTTCTAAACTTAAAAACTGTTGCTGAACAGCAAGAAAATAGATTACAAACTACGGCTTTGAATGGTAAAGTAGCAGCTAATTCCAACAAATCTACTTCCGAAAAATTTCCAGGTGCGACAACAGACTTGGTTAAGCGTTTGTTCTCTAGAGGTGAGGCGTTTGATTCGGAAGGATTCATCAACTTTTTTACCGACACACCAGTTTATCAGTTTGGCAATTTTGATGTCTGTTTAGATAAAGCAGCAATTAAGAAATCTGCGGACGCTTTCTTTAGTGGTATCTCTGCTGTCTACCACGACATCAAAATGATCTGGGAAGTTGGTGACGTAGTGTTTGTGGAAATGGATGTTACCTACTGGCGTAAAGATGGCTCAGTTGTTACACTTCCTTGTTCCGATATCTTCCGCGTAGAAGGGGATAAATTCTCAGAATTGCGAATTTTTATGGATGTGAATCCTGTATTTGATCCCACAATTACTGTCCCGAATTCAGCCTCTGTGTTTACTGTCAGTGAAGGTAAAAGACTAATTCCGCCCAACACTATGAAGAACCACTTCGCTGAACATCCTGAAGGTAGACAAAGAGTAGAAACTGGATTTGCTCCTAAATGGTCAATAGCTAATCCACCTAAGTGGTCAATAGGTAGGTAA